The following are encoded together in the Lathyrus oleraceus cultivar Zhongwan6 chromosome 3, CAAS_Psat_ZW6_1.0, whole genome shotgun sequence genome:
- the LOC127130271 gene encoding acetyl-coenzyme A carboxylase carboxyl transferase subunit beta, chloroplastic-like, which translates to MIFNRGLEYKCGLSKLIDSFGPIENNGVNEDPSSLIDMDNNIDSWKNNRIVIAIYDIYYAYDTNDTNITKYKWTNNINRCIESYLRSQICEDIYFNSDICDKVQSTIIILIRSTNDTNDIANKNDTNDTNAIYDPFDISDTNDTNEIYDPFFILDTNDISDTNDTNDIYGIYDRDDIYETNIKDICERYSEIYRRNREKSTFVPIDYSDPNCMENSDRIDLSIDRDTWNPMDEDMVSVDPIKFDSIKELGSEEESSKDRLDEDMISPDPIELDSEEEEKDQSYIDRLDSYQEKTGLPKTVQIGTDQREEINQLFEDIMNQLDLYLQTAKNRVDLEEKEEEKDQSYSDPSQNQSSPTPATPPPQRTVISEVATSSVSVAATQSGPTMPAGFSWGMPLTL; encoded by the exons ATGATCTTTAATAGGGGTTTAGAATACAAGTGTGGTTTAAGTAAATTAATAGATAGTTTTGGCCCTATTGAAAATAACGGTGTAAATGAAGACCCATCTAGTTTAATTGATATGGATAATAACATTGATAGCTGGAAGAACAATA GGATAGTAATAGCAATATATGACATATATTATGCTTATGATACTAATGATACTAATATTACTAAATATAAATGGACTAATAACATTAATCGTTGCATTGAGAGTTATCTTCGTTCTCAAATCTGTGAGGATATTTACTTTAATAGTGACATTTGCGATAAGGTCCAAAGTACTATTATAATTTTAATAAGGAGcacaaatgatacaaatgataTAGCAAATAAAAATGATACAAATGATACAAATGCGATATATGATCCATTTGATATATCCGATACAAATGATACAAATGAGATATACGATCCATTTTTTATATTAGATACAAATGATATATCAGAtacaaatgatacaaatgataTATATGGTATATACGATCGAGATGATATATATGAGACTAATATAAAGGATATATGTGAGAGATATAGTGAGATATATCGTAGAAATAGAGAGAAGAGTACTTTTGTTCCAATAGATTATAGTGATCCCAATTGTATGGAAAA TTCAGATAGAATCGACCTTTCGATTGATCGAGATACTTGGAATCCTATGGATGAAGACATGGTTTCTGTGGATCCCATTAAATTTGATTCGATTAAAGAATTGGGTTCGGAAGAGGAATCTTCGAAAGATCGTCTGGATGAAGACATGATTTCTCCGGATCCCATTGAATTGGATTCGGAAGAAGAGGAAAAAGACCAATCTTATATCGATCGTCTTGATTCTTATCAAGAAAAGACAGGATTACCGAAGACGGTTCAAATAGGCACAGATCAACGTGAGGAAATCAATCAGTTGTTCGAAGATATTATGAATCAACTTGACTTGTATTTGCAAACTGCGAAAAATCGTGTGGAtttggaagagaaagaagaggaAAAAGACCAATCTTATAGCGATC CTTCCCAGaatcagtcttctccaactccCGCAACccctcctcctcaaaggactgttatCTCAGAGGTTGCCACTTCAAGTGTCTCTGTTGCTGCTACTCAATCTGGTCCgactatgcctgctggattctcgtggggaatgccACTGACTTTATGA